Within the Buteo buteo chromosome 2, bButBut1.hap1.1, whole genome shotgun sequence genome, the region GGGATGTTCCTCTTGTGGGAAAAGGCCATTTTGGGGCAGCTTGCAGCCATTTTGGGCCAGTTAATGGCAAGTTTTTGCTATTGTGGCTGCTGCCAGTGCCGCTCTCGGCGAGTCAGGGGTGGAGTGGGCTCTGGGAAGGGTTCTGCTCCTTTAGGGTGTTATAAACTGCAATGATatagttttaggtagtcctgtgaggagcagggagttagACTCGctgatccttatgggtcccttccaacttgagcTGTTCTGCAATTGTATGAAAGACTCTGAAATTAATATCTTGAATCTTTTTGAAATCTAGTTGAGCCCGGTCGAGTGAGTAAAGTCGAACAGCCCGAGGAGAAACCTGGGGGAGCTGCCGGCTCCCTGGAGCTGTATCCTGCAGCCGCCAGCAGTTCCAGCCGCTGGTTTCATGGTGGGCAGCGTGCACCCGAGCGGGCGGGCATGGAGAGAGATGGCACCGCCAGCCTCAGCCCGCTGTCCACCCGAGTGGCCTGCTGGGTGCCGCAGCTCGGCGCCGGCCCTTTCCGCTGCGCCCAGTGCGGGAAAGGTTTCCGTCAGAAGCAAAGCCTCATCACACACGAGAGGATCCACACCGGAGAGAAACCCTACAGGTGCGGGGACTGCGGGAAGAGTTTCAGCCAGCGGCCCAACCTCCTGACTCACCGCCGCGTGCACACAGGGGAGCGCCCCTTCCCCTGTGCCCAATGCGGCAAGAGCTTCAGCCAGAAGGCCAACCTCCTGGCCCACCAGCGGATCCACGCTGCTGGGGAAAAGGCGCTGGCTGGGGGTGAGCAGGAGGACGGCACTTCCAGCAAGCCGAAGCTGCGATCCCAGCAGAGGAATTACCAGGAGGACACCCCCTTCGTCTGCCCCGAGTGTGGGAAGAGCTTCCGACAGAAGCCCAACCTCATCACCCACCGGAGGATCCACACTGGGGAGCGTCCCTTCACCTGCTTCCTCTGCGGCAGGAGCTTCAACCAGAAGACCAACCTGGTGACCCACTACCGCGTTCACACGGGGGAGCGCCCCTTCGCCTGCACCCAGTGCGGCAAGCGCTTCacccagaaaaccaacctgGTGACGCACCAGAGCACCCACACGGACCTCCGTCCCTATCCCTGCGGGCAGTGCCAGAAGTGCTTCAAGGACAAAGTCTCCCTCAAAGCCCATCAGAAGACTCACGCCCCGCGCCAGCGGCGCTGCCCcggccgcagcccggccaccaGTCTGCCCTATGGGGCTGCGCCCACCCTGCTCCAGCCCGGGGGTCCCGAGCCAGAGGCTCCCTTCAGCCCCATGCCAACGCTGCCCGTTCAGAAGATCGCTGAGGGCCAAGAGCTGTACTCATGTACAGAGAAGAGCTTTCCCCCCAAGGAGCCGCTCCTGCCGCACCAGCAAGCCCCCCTGGGTGAGCAGACCTTCCCCTGCGTCCAGTGCGGGGAGGGGTTTTGCCAGAAGGTGACTCTCCTCCGGccgcagcacagccctgccgCCGAGGCTCCCGGTGGGTGCACGGCAGCCTTCAGCCACGGCCCACACCTCCTGGGGCACCTGGGGGTGCAGCCTGTCCTGGGGGATGCgacccccccagctcccccggcccccgggGTGGAGAAGCCCTTCATCTGTAACCAGTGTGGCAATAGCTTTGGCCTCTGGCTCTCCCTCGTGGCCCACCAGAAGACCCACATCGGGCAGAAGTCCTACCCGTGCCCTGAGCATGACAAAAGCTCTGGTGATGAGCTGTCCCCCAAAGCTTCCCAGGAGAAGCAGGTGGAGGGGAGGGCCTGGGTGTGCCCCGAGTGCGGGAGAAGCTTTGCCCAGTACGAGCGTTTGGTAAAGCACCGACAAAACCACCGGGGCAGAGGGCCCTACCGCTGCGACGTCTGTGGGAAGAGGTTCAGCCTGAAGACCAACTTGGTGACCCACCAGCGCATCCACACCGGCGAGCGTCCCTTCACCTGTGGCGTCTGTGGCCGGCGCTTCAACCAGAAGGGGAATCTGGTGACCCACTACCGCACGCACACGGGGGAACGCCCCTTTGCCTGCCCCCAGTGCGGCAAGCGCTTCGCCCAGAAGCCCAACCTCATTGCCCACCAGAAAACCCACACCGGCAGGCAGCCCTTCACATGCCTGGAGTGTCCCAAGCGCTTCAAGAGCAAGCTCTCCCTGCGGGTCCACCAGCGAGTGCACGCAGCGGAGAGACCCCAGAGTGAGCCGGGCCAGGCCCCTGGCCTGCAGACCCACCCTGGCAGCCCCTATCCCTGCTCACTCTGTGGGGAGACCTTCGAGGAGCatggggagctgcagctgcaccGGCAGGGCCATGCTGGGGAGCGGCCGCACGCCTGCGCCGAGTGCGGGAAGCGATTCCGGCAGAAGGTGAATCTGGCTGTTCACCAGAGGACCCACACTGGCGAGCGGCCGTTTCGCTGTGCTGAGTGCGGGAAGGGCTTCAGCCAGAAGGCTCACCTCCTCCGGCACCGCAGGACGCACACCGGCGGCATCCCGCCCTCCTGCTGCGAGGGGACATGCCCGGCGCACCCAGAGGAGTCGGATGGGAGCAGCACACCCCTGGGAAAGGGGTCTGACCCCCCCAGCATGCTGCTGCCCCCCTGCTCTCGTGGAGCTGCTCACGGATCGCTGGCTCGGGAGGAGCTTCGGCCAGGAACACAGCCCCCCAACAGACCGGAGAGCCCCTCCGGGGCAGCAGACATCCTCCTGCAGCTGATGCAGGAAGATCACCACCTCGTGTCCGGCTCCCACCACCCGCAGGAGGGACCCGCAGGGCAGTGCCCCTGTAAGTGCACCGAGGGAGGGGAAGGCTTGAGCCCGAAGCCACCGAGCCTGCCGccgcagtgctgctgtgctgactGCGTGAGCCAGCGGCAGCTGCTCCTGAAGCCCCAGCCCGACTGCCGAGCGGAGCTCTGGTGCAAGTATGGTGGCTGCGGCAGAAGCTTTGAGGAGAAACGAGTCCTGAGAGTGCCTGAGAGAGCGCACGGTGAAGAGAAACCCTCACCGTGCCCCAGCTGCTTGTAATGCCTGTGCAGGCTGCCGAAAACCTGCCTTGGGGCGAGGGACTGGACCTCATCAGCCTTGCACTAAAAGACACCAAACCTAAAGCAGCGGTGGCTCACGCTGAGGACCGATCGCTGACCAAATGAGGACAGTGCCGAGGGAAAGCTGCAAGCTGGGACTCATGGTGCTTGCCaggacgtggtggtggtggggactCGGGAGGAGTGTTGTGGTTTTGGGAACAGGAGGCTCAGAGGACCCTACAGGCGGGTATCGGATGGGGTGAAGCAGGAGGTGGACTCAGATGTGCCATGTGAGCTTTCTGTCTCACGAACATACCAAATCTATAGAGGGTATGGAGCTGAGGAGCAGTGACAGGACCCAGGATCCGAAGCGTTTGCTcttgctgcagctgcacaggctgtagggagcaggaggagctcaGGATCCAGGATCCCTTGGCTTAAAAACCTCTTCCGTCGTGCAGCAGGCGCAGCAGCGGCatgcctgcctgctcctgcctccaggTTCAGTGGGTGACACACAGACCCAGAGACAGCTGTGGGGCAGTGAGAGGCCTCTGTGGGTCAAAAGCTTCTCCCAGAACCCTCCATCCTTCTCTTCCGGACTGGATGTCGTTCCACAAGGACACGTTTGGGATGGAGAGCCCAGACTCCCGCCATCAGCTGCCCACCAgcctgggcagaggaggaacagcttggctgggcaggaggagtgagctgcaggaggcaaggcaagctggggagaggtgccagGGCCCTTTTTGCCGTGGAGGTGACCTCCTGCCGATGCTCCCCAGCCAAACGCAGCAGGATCCAGCCTGTGGCTTCCCCAGGGGTagagcagaggagctgggtgAGCACCGTGAAAACGGGAAACAGCCAGGAAGACAGCCTGGACGCATCTTGGCTCACCTCTGCTTCCAAAAGGGACCCGGGAGAAGCCTCTCCTCCGAGCCCGGAGGAGCCGTGCAGGGtgaggggtggggtggggaagggggggtgtaGCTTGTGCTTCTCTACTTGCTCTGTGGATAATCTTTCTGACTAGCACCTCTTTCTGGTACTCAATTAACTTCTGAATAGGTAACCCAGACACGCCGGGAGAGCAGTAGCGGTTGTAGTCTGCCGGAGCCATTGCGGTAGCTTGCGGTGGTGATGTCTACCCATTTCCCTGCCCAGCAtggtttcccagctgctgcGGGGCTGCCGGCAGCAGCGGGGGGGCACCGGTTGCTTGCTGGGGCTTGCCTGGCACCTCCGCTTCCCCGTGAGTGTGGCAGAGCCCGTGACACTGGGAGGTGAAGCTGCGGAGCTGCTTCGCCACACGCCTGGGGAAGGGATGTCGGGGCAGAGCTTTAGAAACGGGAACTGTGCGCCTGAAAGCTGTTCTCGCTTTGAAGGGCATTTTATCCAAAAGGGGAAATGAATCTTGCCTGCTGTGTCTGAGGGAAGCCGTCGTCCCACCGCTCCCCTCCCGCATGCCGGCAGCCGTGCCCCAGCTGTGGCGTAGGAACCGTCTCGCTGTGCTCGGCTGCGGAGCCTTGCGGCTGTGACCGTTAGGCAAAGAGCTGCCTTGAAAACAGAGGGGATGGTGTTACCAGAGCCAAGCTCAGTGCCGTGCCGCTCACCGCCAGCGCCCAGCTACTCGCCTGCATTTTGGGGGTGTATCCTAGAGGGGGTAGCATAAGGAAAGGCTTTGTCATCTGCCAGGGGCCGGGGCGGCAGCCAAGGGGACACCGGGACGGTCACAACTGGAGTTTCAGCTGGGGTGAGGCACCCTGAGCCAAtgaagcagctgggtgggagctgcctggcagaggtCCTGGCACCCAAAATCTAGCAGGCCAGGGTGGGTGTCTGCCCCCATCCcctccttgcccccccccccgagggcAGACATGCTACCCTCATCCCCTCCGCTCCCTTCCAGCAGCATTTCAGGTCCTTGCAATTCTATTTTTTTgaggttatttaaaataaaagctttctcaCAGCAGCCTCCTGGCTCCTCTGTCCTGGGAAGCATCGGGGCCATACCATGGAACGAGCCCGTCCTAGGGGCCAGGCTGGGACAGGGGGGTCTCCCTTAAGCTCAAATCCAGGCCTGAGCTTAGGCTCGGGTGAAAGCAGGTGAATTTCTGGCTCAGTCTCGAGCTCTTCCTGACCTTCAGGGCTAGAGCCGCATCCCTGGACCATGTGCCTCCTTCCCTTGCTGAGCCAGCGGCATCTTGGCGCCCGCGGGTTGGCACGGCACCGCTCTGCGGCTTGGCGTGAGTGCCACGTGCCAAGGCTAGCCGCTGGCTGCGGCACCCGGGGTTGTGCGGCACCAAGGCTCTCACAGAGGATGACGGCAGGGATGGCGTTGCAGGGCACCGTGGATGCGGTCCCAGAGGAGCCGCGGTGCTGGCCAGCCCCAGCCGCCGTGCCGGTTGTTTATCCCTGCGTCCGCTTTGCTCCTCTCGTTTTGTTGCAGTTTCATTTATGGTTGTGCTGCTGGCAAAGGCACTTGCCAAAATGCTCCTGATTTTTCCATCTTGTAGCAAAAATGTCTGAAAGGAACAGGGAAAACGTGCGGGATTGGCAGCAAAGCCAGTGACTTGTAGCCTTTTTTAGGGCCAGGAGGGCTGTTCCCATCCGCCAACTCCTGGCTGCTCCCGGCCTCTCCCGGGCTTGTGCTCGGGTCCTCGGCTTGGTTCTCGCCGCCAGATGAGCCAGCTCGGGGGTCAGCAGGAAAACCTCCATCCCTGGGACTGTGGCAGGTTTAGATCCCCCCAGTCATGGTTCCCAGCTCTCCATACGGCATTCCCTGGGCCTCGGCTgctccccatgcccccccagCAAGGCCGGGCTGCCTGGGGACATCCTTGGCGAGCCCCTGAGGCACTGGGAGCCTGACCTCGCCACAGGGAGCCGAGCCACTGCCCTTCGTACCCCCTCGCCGTGGTGGACATGggcctcctgccctgcagctggggtcAGGGGGGCCACAGAGCCCTCCGGCCCCCCTCacctgctcccagccccggccaggggctctgccagctgccagcccctggCCCGGCTCGCAGGGACCACCAGCGCAGCCAAGGGAGCAGGACCGGCGCTGGGCCCGGTTTTCTGTCCTACCGACGGGCAGAGAGCCAGCCGGGCTCCAGGGAGAAGGCCATAGGTGGGTATCAGGCCTCTGTTGTGCAACTGCGGCCGAAGCTCTGGGGGTCTGCGGGGGACGGAGAGCTCCCGCGCGGGGTTGCGGCAGGCTTCGTTACCAATAGCATCCACTGACGAACCCCTCCAGGGAGGGAATCCTTTGCCAAAGAGTCGCCAGCCCTGGGCCCCCCTCACCCCACGGAGCATGGCCCCCCTGTTACAAAAACCCTCAAACCTCCTCCTGGCCCAAACCTGTGAAGGAACAATGTTTTGGGGAGAAAGATATGGGGAGTGGCAGAACCTCCCCAGGCCAGCAAACACCCCCAGCCCATggtgctgcccagccctgctcccggGGAACCCAGGATGCTTTTGCCACGAGCTGTGCCCAGCCGTGCCGCTCACCACACTCCGGTGGGGATGTGGGAGCCGGGGCAGCCTCCCGCCATCCCCCCCTCGTGGCTCAGGAACAGATGTCCCCTGTCCTGTACCACGGCAGCCCTTGGCTCCACTGCCTCCACCAGAAAGGGAGTAACACCAGGTCTATGGCTTCCCAATCACTTCCCCGCTGTcacccccggccggctccagcACTCGTGGTCACGGTCCCCTTGAGAAGGGGACATGACCCCACTTGCCCCCTGGGCAGCCCCACCAGCCAGCTCCTGGCTTCGGCAGAGGCTCTGGGAAGGCAGGCGTGGACGGGGCCGATGTTTTGGCATCACCCGGCCCTGGCGCGGCAGGTCTGGGCAACGGAGCGATAGCAATCTCTGCTGCCGGGCATCCTAACCGAGCGTGCTGCCCGACTGCCAAGCGCTGGcaagctgcagcctgcagagagctgctgtgCCGAGCGTGGCTGGcgggtgcccagggctggcccCGGCCGTGCCACCTTGCCTGTGCCGGGCCCGGTGCCCTCCAACGCGCTCTGCGGCCGCTGAAACTCTCCAGGACACGTCGGTCTGCGCAGCGCTGGGCTTGGTTACGGCCTGGAGGTGCTCGTGGCACATGTGAGCTCCCGGCACTGCTCCGCTGCGGCAGCTGGGAGTGCCACGGGACCACAACGGGCAGAAACGCCTCGTCCCCAGTTGCGGCAGGAGCTCAGGACCAGCGTGGCCCCCGAGCCGGGCACTACACGGCCCACGGTGCCTGACCATGGGCTTGGCCGCTCCTTTCCCCATGACATCCCCGCAAGGGGCTGCAAAGGGCAGCCCTGGTGCTGCAGGCGGGGCGCTGGGCTCTGCTGCGATGAGGTCTGCGCCGCAGCACCCGCTGCAGTCACAGGCAGCCCGTGGCTCAGCAGGGACGGCTCGGGGACCGGTGGCACAGCCGGCTTTGTGCCAGAGTCACTGTCACATCTGCTGTGCGGCCACCAAAACACAGCCCGGCGCTCCTGAGGATGGCCAGTGGCTCTCACTCCGGCACTATCCAGCCACAGCAACCTGCACTGGGGGGGATGTTTTGGGGCTCCCCAGTCCCGGCggtgggcagctgcctgctggcacGGGCTGCATGGCCGTGCCCGGCACACACAAGCCCATCCCGGTCTGGGAGAAGCCACTGTTTCCATGCAGGCCGGCGTGACTCAGCACCAGCAGCGTGTCCCGGCCCCGGAGCCAGCTGCAATGGCCTCGCCGTGTGTCGGACGAGGGTGCCTCGGCCGTGGCAGCAGCACCGCGCGCACCCGGGGAGCCCAGCCAGTGTGGGGGGTGCTCCTCCCTGTGCAAATGCCCCCGAACCGTGGTGCAGGGGCTTGGCAGCCTTGCTGCCCGCCGGAGTCACCCGTGGGCTCACCGCCCGCGTGCTCGGCACACCgtgggcaccgcgtgccgccGGCTGGGCGCGTGGCTGAGCACCCCTGGCCCCGGCTGCCGGGCATGGGGACGGGGTCTAGGGGGCAGGACCCGGGGGGCTTTGGTTGTTGTCCTGGGGCAAACACACACCGGCTGCGCCGGGGCCACGCAACCGCTCCGTGTGCCGGCGGCAGCGCCAGGGCCCGAGCGGGGCCACGGTGTGGGACCCCTCCGGTTTGGACCCCCGGCGCTCCCCGTCCCGCCAGACCCGCCATTCCCGCTCCCGAACCCCGGCTCGGGCAGCCAGGCCGGTTCCTCTGGTTTTGGGACCATTTGCGCCAAATCCTGGGCCCGGGGGTGGGGAGCGACGTTGCCGTGGGTTGGGGGCGAGCATCCTTCGCGGCCGAGGGGGGGGGCGCAGGTTGTCCCCAGGTAGGGTGGGCGTCCTGCCGGGCCCCAGCCCGGGGGGCGACGCTGCCCGGGGCCgtgggggggggatgctgctgctgctgccgccgctgccgtGCCCGGCTGTGCCGCCCCTCCGGCCCCCCCTCGGGCGGAGCCGCCGCAAGGCCGGGGTGACGGGCGCGGGCGGGCGCCGGTGCGTcagcggggcgggaggggccgggcggggccggcgggacgcggcgcggcggcggctcggGCAGGTCAGCgccggggggggacggggacggggacggggacgacGCGCTGCGGGCgagggggggcactggggagccccggggcggggggggggggcgcggggagcggggccggggacTCCCCTGCGCCCCGGACGGACCCTGCCCGGCTCCGCCGCGGctccggcccggccccgctACCCCCGCGCAGGAAGCGCCGCGGACACGCGTGGGATCCGCCGGGTCGGGATGCGGCGGGGGAGCCCCAGAGCGGGCCGGGCCCAGCGTcaggccgggccggggccgtaCCCGCGGTGCAGGTAAGggcggctcggcccggcccggcgcacTGCGGTGCAGCCCGGCTCCCTCCCGAGGCCGCTTTTggccgccccccccaccccccccagcgTGGGCCCGGCCCCTCcgggcaacccccccccccccagcccatgggaCAGCCGCCCACCCAGCCGGCCCAGGGCCATGAGATGCCACAACCCCCTTACCGGGGCacgggggggtcgggggggggtgggtgtttGGCGGGGGGAGCACCCGAGGGGTTCGGCGGGTGCTGGCAGTCCCGGCACAGCCCGGTCCGACCGGTTCCCAGAGGTGCCGGGTGCTGGTGCCGGGTGCTGGTGCCGGGAGCTGCAGCCCTCCCTGTCTGCGCTCCCCAGGGATGCGGGTGCCGTGAGCCGGGCAGCGGGCGCCCATGACGGACCTGGCTTCGCCCGCGGGCGAGAACCCCTTCGCCTTCCCGGGCGGCGAGGAGGGCCTGGGGGATGAGAAGGCGCTGGTGATCCACAGCCaggcggaggaggaggcggagaaGGAGTTCAAGTGCATCCTCTGCGGGGAATGCTTCGGCCAGCAGCCCAGCCTCGCCCGGCACCAGAAGCACCACGCCGGGGAACGCACCTTCATCTGCGCCGAGTGCGGCAAAGCCTTCAGCCTCAAGCACAACCTCATCATCCACCAACGCATCCACACCGGGGAGCGTCCCTACCAGTGCGGCGTCTGCCAGAAGAGCTTCAGCCTCAAGCAGAACCTGCTCACCCACCAGCGCATCCACAGCGGCGAGAAGCCCTTCTCCTGCCAGCGCTGCGGGAAGCGCTTCCGCGAGCAGCGCTTCCTCCTCAACCACCAGCGCACCCACGCCGAGGACCGGCCCGGCGCTGCCGCCGAGGTCCAGCCCGGCGGCAGCCGCTCGCCGGAGCCGCCTGAGGCAGCCGGCGGCCCCTTCGCCTGCGCCCAGTGCGGGAAGGGcttcagctgcaggagcagcctggCCACCCACCAGCGCAGCCACGGCGGGGAGCGGCCCTTCGCCTGCCCCGACTGCGGCAAGACCTTCAGCCAAAAGGGCTCCCTGAAGATCCACCGGCGCACCCACGCCGGCGAGACCCCCTTCGCCTGCGCCCAGTGCGGCGAGAGCTTCGCCCAGAAGGTCAACCTCACCGCGCACCAGCGCACCCACGGGGCCGAGACAGCCCTCACGtgagcccccccctcccca harbors:
- the LOC142038200 gene encoding uncharacterized protein LOC142038200, whose amino-acid sequence is MTDLASPAGENPFAFPGGEEGLGDEKALVIHSQAEEEAEKEFKCILCGECFGQQPSLARHQKHHAGERTFICAECGKAFSLKHNLIIHQRIHTGERPYQCGVCQKSFSLKQNLLTHQRIHSGEKPFSCQRCGKRFREQRFLLNHQRTHAEDRPGAAAEVQPGGSRSPEPPEAAGGPFACAQCGKGFSCRSSLATHQRSHGGERPFACPDCGKTFSQKGSLKIHRRTHAGETPFACAQCGESFAQKVNLTAHQRTHGAETALTE